A genome region from Candidatus Methylomirabilis tolerans includes the following:
- a CDS encoding KTSC domain-containing protein: MNRTPVTSSNVTSVGYDPNTMTLEVEFRNGSVYQYFDVPETVYQDMVSASSVGIYLNQNIKSSYRYVQI, from the coding sequence ATGAACAGAACGCCCGTTACCTCCAGCAACGTCACCTCGGTTGGTTATGACCCGAACACGATGACGCTGGAGGTTGAGTTCAGGAATGGCTCTGTCTATCAGTACTTCGACGTTCCCGAAACCGTATATCAGGATATGGTGAGCGCCTCGTCGGTGGGCATATATCTAAATCAGAACATCAAGTCCAGCTATCGTTATGTACAGATCTGA
- a CDS encoding ATP-binding protein, whose amino-acid sequence MLNNPTYLGTVQDVQGATISIALDKDTVSGLAFINGHGYRIGQIGSFVRISIGFTDLFGIVSQVGAGAVPEALAKVEPYGYRWLKVQLIGEGPRLGEFKRGISQYPTIGDEAHLVTEQDLARIYGRPDALNLVRVGSLASAESIPALIDIDRLITRHSAVVGATGAGKSTTVVNLLASLSDSSRYPSARIIVLDIHGEYNAALSDRATIFRVNADDTRGERPLFIPYWTLSLDELLSVTPFRGLNDADRAALVEKIKQLKLASLQAQARKGVTADTMTVDTPVPFSIHRLWYELHRYVCSTHNAQSANQSPTTEAIENGPDGQPMLGDIMGVNPPRYCPITSGGTNRVYLSGAPLNIRRQIMATESLLRDTRYDFMFRPGPWCPQPTLQDPDAQPAEDIDALLKSWVGGDKPITILDLSGVPVSILMDLVGVLLRLLFDALFWARYLPEGGRTRPLLFVLEEAHAYLNFGNEGAASSAARRIVKEGRKYGLGAMVVSQRPSEIDPTILSQCGTMFAMRLANATDRAHVTGTVSDNLEGLFNMLPALRTGEAIIVGEAVHLPLRALIDAPTKNRRPDSHDPKVYDPDSNGGWNRPKQAEDYANVLDKWRSENPRGGGTPGGAA is encoded by the coding sequence ATGCTCAATAACCCGACCTATCTCGGAACCGTCCAAGACGTCCAGGGCGCGACCATTAGCATCGCCCTCGACAAGGACACGGTATCCGGGCTGGCCTTCATTAACGGACATGGTTATCGTATTGGCCAGATCGGGAGCTTCGTCCGAATCTCCATCGGCTTCACCGACCTATTCGGAATCGTCTCGCAGGTCGGTGCGGGGGCCGTCCCTGAAGCATTGGCCAAGGTCGAACCTTATGGCTACCGATGGCTGAAGGTGCAGCTCATCGGAGAAGGCCCACGGTTGGGTGAGTTCAAGCGCGGCATCTCGCAGTATCCGACCATCGGCGACGAGGCACACCTTGTCACCGAACAGGACTTGGCCCGCATCTATGGCAGGCCGGACGCACTGAATCTCGTCCGCGTTGGAAGTCTCGCCAGTGCCGAGTCCATCCCGGCGCTGATTGATATTGACCGTCTCATCACCCGGCATAGCGCAGTGGTTGGAGCGACCGGTGCGGGCAAGTCCACCACGGTGGTGAATCTCCTTGCCTCGCTCTCCGATTCCAGCCGTTATCCCTCGGCGCGCATCATAGTTCTGGACATCCACGGCGAATATAACGCTGCGTTAAGTGACCGCGCCACGATCTTTCGGGTTAATGCGGACGATACACGAGGCGAAAGGCCGCTGTTCATCCCGTACTGGACTTTGAGTCTTGATGAACTCTTGAGTGTAACGCCGTTCCGGGGACTGAATGATGCCGACCGCGCGGCTCTGGTCGAAAAGATCAAGCAACTGAAGCTCGCTTCGCTTCAAGCACAGGCACGCAAGGGCGTCACGGCCGACACCATGACGGTAGACACACCCGTTCCGTTCAGCATTCATCGCCTATGGTACGAACTGCACCGCTACGTCTGCTCTACGCATAACGCGCAGAGTGCCAACCAAAGCCCCACCACGGAGGCCATCGAAAACGGGCCGGACGGGCAACCGATGCTGGGCGACATCATGGGCGTGAATCCTCCCAGATACTGCCCGATCACGTCAGGCGGCACCAATCGCGTCTATTTGAGCGGTGCTCCACTTAATATCCGGCGGCAGATCATGGCTACCGAATCGCTTCTCCGCGATACACGATACGACTTCATGTTCCGTCCCGGTCCATGGTGTCCACAGCCGACGCTTCAGGATCCCGACGCCCAACCGGCTGAAGACATCGATGCTCTTTTGAAGTCATGGGTGGGTGGCGACAAGCCCATTACCATCCTTGACCTTTCGGGGGTGCCTGTGTCTATCCTCATGGACCTTGTCGGGGTGCTCCTTCGACTGCTGTTCGATGCCCTCTTCTGGGCACGCTACCTGCCCGAAGGCGGAAGAACGCGCCCCTTACTGTTTGTCCTGGAGGAAGCGCATGCCTATCTGAACTTCGGGAACGAAGGTGCTGCCTCGAGTGCAGCCCGCCGGATCGTGAAGGAAGGGCGCAAGTACGGTTTGGGCGCAATGGTCGTGAGCCAAAGACCATCAGAGATTGACCCAACCATTCTCTCCCAGTGCGGAACGATGTTCGCGATGCGCCTGGCCAACGCCACCGACCGCGCCCACGTCACCGGTACGGTAAGCGACAACCTCGAAGGACTCTTCAACATGCTGCCCGCCTTACGCACGGGCGAGGCGATCATTGTTGGCGAGGCCGTCCACCTGCCTCTGCGCGCCTTGATCGATGCGCCCACAAAGAACCGCCGCCCCGACAGCCACGATCCGAAAGTTTACGACCCGGACTCCAACGGCGGCTGGAATCGGCCCAAACAGGCCGAGGACTACGCCAACGTTCTTGACAAGTGGCGGAGCGAAAACCCGAGAGGCGGAGGAACTCCTGGAGGTGCAGCATGA